A single Paenibacillus sp. FSL R5-0517 DNA region contains:
- a CDS encoding AMP-binding protein: protein MKRLCELLDHSEQRYPHKTALITDEGHFTYSQLTQERDRISTYLQTCGVKTGERIILLLPHGKFLVSSIFAASRLGATYILLHESTTRYQLDYIVKDSQASYLLTTDAFVEKLAMSSYIGIKVISENDVTTNAVEHSRLSDPDYEDRSGNEVACLLYTSGSTGRPKAVVSHHSSMLFVLESIQSCLKIEADDVIGNFLPLSFDYGMYQVFLAFNQNATIALGQRSDVGPALIHKIREWGITGLPIVPSMGEALIKLMRRQMTQLPEIRFITNTGAALPQTYVNEFKTFFPNARLHLMYGLTECKRVSILQPEFLADKPGSVGTSLPGTSCTIIDERGLQLPPNKVGELVVHGPHVMMGYWNDPQRTQHVFRNMASPERSLHTGDYFWMDDEGFLYFYARKDDMYKQNGFRVSPTEIELAAVDIDGVEQAALILTGDTAVPILAVSSTRTADSLLDELRMRLEDYKMPAHIYVTDQLPLTSNGKIDKNKLKTDLEKE, encoded by the coding sequence TTGAAACGATTATGTGAGTTGTTAGATCATTCAGAACAACGATATCCGCATAAAACAGCTTTGATCACAGACGAAGGCCATTTTACTTATAGTCAACTAACTCAGGAGAGGGATCGTATATCCACTTATTTGCAAACCTGCGGTGTAAAAACTGGCGAGCGAATCATACTGCTTTTGCCTCATGGCAAATTTCTCGTCTCATCCATTTTTGCTGCCTCCAGGCTTGGAGCAACTTATATCCTCTTGCATGAGAGTACAACAAGGTATCAGTTGGACTACATTGTTAAAGATTCGCAAGCTTCCTATCTGCTGACGACCGATGCTTTTGTTGAAAAGTTGGCGATGTCATCCTATATAGGGATTAAGGTCATATCAGAAAATGACGTGACCACAAATGCAGTGGAGCATAGCAGATTAAGTGACCCCGATTACGAAGATCGCTCAGGTAATGAAGTTGCCTGCCTGTTGTATACATCGGGAAGTACAGGCCGGCCGAAGGCCGTGGTGTCACACCACTCTAGCATGCTATTTGTACTGGAGAGCATTCAGTCTTGCCTGAAAATAGAAGCAGACGACGTAATCGGCAATTTTCTTCCATTGTCTTTTGATTACGGGATGTATCAGGTTTTTTTAGCATTTAATCAAAATGCAACGATAGCCTTGGGTCAGCGATCTGATGTGGGCCCGGCGCTCATTCATAAAATAAGGGAATGGGGGATTACCGGGTTACCAATTGTACCTAGCATGGGAGAAGCGCTGATCAAACTTATGCGCAGACAGATGACGCAATTACCGGAGATTCGTTTTATTACCAATACAGGAGCTGCACTTCCTCAAACTTATGTAAACGAATTCAAAACATTTTTCCCGAATGCCCGGCTACATCTGATGTACGGACTGACGGAGTGTAAACGGGTCTCCATCCTTCAGCCGGAATTTCTCGCTGATAAACCGGGTTCTGTCGGAACATCTCTTCCGGGTACAAGTTGCACCATAATCGATGAGAGAGGATTGCAACTGCCACCAAATAAGGTTGGCGAATTGGTTGTGCATGGTCCTCATGTCATGATGGGTTACTGGAATGATCCGCAACGAACACAGCACGTTTTTCGAAATATGGCTTCTCCTGAGCGGAGCTTGCACACAGGGGACTACTTCTGGATGGACGATGAAGGTTTCTTGTATTTCTACGCTCGCAAGGATGATATGTACAAGCAAAACGGCTTTCGTGTAAGTCCTACGGAGATCGAACTGGCAGCAGTCGACATCGATGGCGTCGAACAAGCCGCGCTGATACTGACCGGAGACACTGCTGTGCCTATTCTTGCGGTGAGTTCTACACGGACTGCGGATAGCCTTCTCGACGAATTACGAATGCGGCTGGAAGATTACAAGATGCCAGCACACATCTATGTTACAGACCAGTTACCTTTAACTTCGAACGGTAAAATTGATAAAAACAAGCTGAAAACAGACCTGGAAAAGGAGTGA
- a CDS encoding acyl carrier protein, translating to MEQVSNSMIEGKIIQIIHNILGYHLDIPLDERLENLGFNSIKYISLIVSLEEEFEIVFRDEDLLYECFATVEQIEWRISGMVSSA from the coding sequence ATGGAACAAGTATCTAACTCGATGATTGAAGGAAAAATCATTCAGATTATTCACAATATACTTGGATATCACTTGGACATTCCTCTGGATGAGCGATTAGAGAATCTCGGGTTTAACTCAATAAAATATATTTCACTAATTGTTTCACTAGAAGAGGAGTTTGAGATTGTTTTCCGCGACGAGGACCTGTTGTATGAATGTTTTGCTACAGTGGAGCAGATAGAGTGGAGAATCTCAGGTATGGTATCTTCTGCGTAA
- a CDS encoding AraC family transcriptional regulator, with protein MTWNLYSMMPKMIMAPGYSETVCTEPNRILVAFTEQSFETRYRDTSYYISSRDLLVGNDLILLNRLSVPVVISVLTLENMTKMRFGFPMVLSRQDDGVKLFVKRVLEMFGQSTFKPEYSKQLSLEFTRFFNMYRVMNQSTDNLKGKIDNRLIIVHRMIRSQYSEPLTLEDMAARISCNPVYLSNTYKKVFGCSPIKSLQKIRVQKGRELLKHTDLTINEITKSVGYISSSQFSGYYKKYYGRSPSEYRKHLCNKTGEGISDGTSI; from the coding sequence ATGACATGGAATTTGTACAGTATGATGCCCAAAATGATCATGGCTCCCGGCTATTCTGAAACAGTATGTACGGAGCCAAATAGAATTTTGGTAGCGTTTACCGAACAGTCTTTTGAAACGAGGTATCGTGACACCTCGTACTATATTTCCTCCAGGGACTTGTTGGTGGGCAACGATCTCATCCTGTTAAACCGATTGTCAGTACCTGTCGTAATCAGCGTTCTGACCTTGGAAAACATGACTAAAATGCGCTTTGGTTTTCCAATGGTATTATCCAGACAAGACGACGGAGTCAAGTTGTTTGTAAAACGCGTTTTAGAGATGTTCGGACAGAGCACTTTCAAACCTGAGTACAGCAAACAACTATCCCTTGAATTCACACGATTTTTCAATATGTACCGGGTGATGAACCAGAGCACCGATAATTTGAAAGGTAAGATTGACAACCGATTAATTATCGTTCATCGCATGATACGAAGTCAATATTCGGAGCCGCTTACCCTTGAAGACATGGCCGCACGAATCAGCTGTAATCCGGTCTATTTAAGTAACACATACAAGAAAGTGTTCGGTTGTTCACCCATTAAATCTCTTCAGAAAATTAGAGTACAAAAAGGACGCGAACTGCTTAAGCATACCGATCTGACGATCAATGAAATTACGAAGTCTGTCGGTTATATCTCTAGTTCACAGTTCTCCGGGTACTATAAAAAATATTACGGGCGCTCTCCAAGTGAATATCGTAAACATCTGTGCAATAAGACAGGGGAGGGAATCAGTGATGGAACAAGTATCTAA